The Acutalibacter muris genomic sequence CTTGAGGAGGTGGAGAGGGAGGCGGGGCTCAGCTCCATGTGTACCCATAACCACCCCGAGGGGGTCAGGGCCGCAAAGGCCACGGCGGCGGCGGTGTTTATGGCGCGCACCGGGGCCAGCAAGGCGGAGATCGCATATTATATGCGCAGAAGGTATAAGTATACCGTTGCGCGCCCGCTGTTCCTGTACCGGCCCTTTGGTAAGTTTGACGTGACCGCCATGGGGACTATGCCCCTGGCTCTCCGATGCTTTTTAGAGTCTGAGGACTGGGAGAGCTGCATTAGGAACGTCTACAGCGTGCGCTGCGACACGGACACGGTGGGCTGTATTGCTGGGGGTATAGCCGACGCGTTCTACGGCGGCACCGGCCAGGACGAGGACGCGCTTTTGCGGCGGTTCCTGATACGCCCAAACCGGGTGGGCGTGTTCGACACGTACCTATACGAGTGGGCGGTGAAAACGCCGGAGGAATACTTGAGAGAGAAAAAGGAAAAAGAGGAGAAAGGGGAGACCTGATATGATCCTGCAAACCTACCAGTCCAAGGTGGTGCTGCGTACCCTGAAAAACGGGGAGGTCTACCGGGCCAAGCCGAACCTGTCCCTGCGCCGGGAGTATGACGCGCTTATAGATATGCTGGGGCTGCACTGCGAGTGCCCGGTGTTCGCGGTGGTGAAGGGAAAGAAGCAGAACACCGGCGGGAAGGTTTCCGGCTCTGTGCGGCTGACTTTGGACGTGCCGGAGGAGTTCGTGCACATAACCGAGTACGGCGTTTGGGCGGACTTCATCTATGCCCTCAAGTTCTCAAAGCCCGGCAACTACAAGGCTCTGCGCCCGGACTGCGAGGAGATAAGCGTCCGGCGCTATAACGAGCTGATGGAGGATCTGAAGGACCAGCGCAAGCTCAGCGCCTATCAGACCCCACAGGTGGTGCTGGAGCGGATAGAGCCCGGGTGGCTCAAGAGCGTGAAGATATTTGGGAAGTCGGGGCTTTTGGGGAAGCTTATACGTAAGTGAGAGACGGCCGGGGCTTGCATTTTCCCGCGACTTGTGCTATGATATGCCAGTACAAACAGTTTACAAGGCGAAAGGAGGAGATCCTATGTCCCCAAGAATGGTAGAATTACATGATATCGACGTGCCGTCCTTTTTGCAGGTGCTGGACAGCTGCGAGGGCGAGGTCTACCTGATGACGCGCGACGGCAACCGGCTGAACCTGAAGAGCAAGCTCTGCCAGCTGGTGGGCCTTACGACCCTTATCGAGGGCGGAAAGATCGCCGAGGCCTTCGTGATGTGCGAGAAGGAGTCGGACGAATCCAAGCTGTTCCGCTTTAACCTGTACAAAGCGAGAAACGCGGAGGACGACTGAGCAAAGAAGGGCTTCCCGCCGGGGAGGCCTTTTTCATCTTTTTTGTTAGGAGTGACGGCTTTTGAAGGAGTTTATTAAATCAATTCGGGATACCCTTGGCAGCCTGTCCCGCCGGTTCGGCCTAGCGAGTCTGCCGCTGTTTTTCACGGCGCTGGTGTTTTTGGACTACGCTTTCAGATGGGTATACGCGGGGGCGGCGGGGGGCACAAGGCTCCTTAGCCTGAAGCCCATGGCCTTCACCGGCTGCTGGGCGCTGCTGATTACCTGTCTTATAGCTCTGCTGCCAAGACTCGGGCGGCGCATAGCTATGGGGGCGCTGGGGGTGTTCTTCGCGTTTTTAGTGGTGCTGCACGGCGTGATGTACAACGTCTTCGGCCATTTTTTCAGCTTTGCGGACATGAACTTCGCCGGAGACGGGGCCAAATTCTTCAGCTGGACCTACTTCCGGCTGCCGAAGAAGATGTACT encodes the following:
- a CDS encoding ADP-ribosylglycohydrolase family protein, with product MYGAILGDIAGSRFEFTRPEKFDWRSEELFGAMSKYTDDTVLTVATKYAVITGVPYFRAYQRFGRRYMQAGYGPMFKSWLHSRSEKGYNSYGNGSAMRVSYIGGHFDTLEEVEREAGLSSMCTHNHPEGVRAAKATAAAVFMARTGASKAEIAYYMRRRYKYTVARPLFLYRPFGKFDVTAMGTMPLALRCFLESEDWESCIRNVYSVRCDTDTVGCIAGGIADAFYGGTGQDEDALLRRFLIRPNRVGVFDTYLYEWAVKTPEEYLREKKEKEEKGET